The proteins below are encoded in one region of Hordeum vulgare subsp. vulgare chromosome 3H, MorexV3_pseudomolecules_assembly, whole genome shotgun sequence:
- the LOC123441871 gene encoding electron transfer flavoprotein-ubiquinone oxidoreductase, mitochondrial-like — MVHHRQMYTASWRPCPIPAYELVAAIRLKQLCRAADADLSVCVLEKGAEVGAHVLSGNVFEPRVLDELIPEWRQEDAPIRVHVSSDKFWMLTKNKAWTLPSPFDNKGNYAISLSQLVRWMSVKAEELGVEVYPGFAASESQALQPMMLVLLKMVVNGKLFNRVWN; from the exons ATGGTTCACCACAGACAGATGTATACAGCAAGCTGGAGGCCG TGCCCTATCCCTGCGTATGAGCTCGTCGCCGCCATCCGGCTGAAGCAGCTCTGCCGCGCGGCCGACGCCGACCTCTCCGTCTGCGTCCTCGAGAAGGGAGCCGAAGTCG GTGCTCATGTACTGTCAGGGAATGTGTTTGAGCCCCGTGTGTTGGATGAGCTCATCCCGGAGTGGAGGCAAGAGGAT GCCCCAATCAGAGTCCATGTCTCATCTGACAAGTTCTGGATGTTAACAAAGAACAAGGCATGGACACTTCCATCTCCTTTTGATAACAAAGGGAACTATGCAATAAG CTTGAGCCAATTGGTAAGATGGATGTCCGTAAAGGCTGAAGAATTAGGTGTTGAAGTGTATCCAGGGTTTGCTGCGAGTGAG TCACAGGCGTTGCAACCAATGATGTTGGTATTGCTAAAGATGGTAGTAAACGGGAAACTTTTCAACCGGGTGTGGAACTAA
- the LOC123441874 gene encoding probable trehalose-phosphate phosphatase 2, giving the protein MLYHAPPLLRLRRCRGPSSSMRRGEAELGMVAAEAGDSHKEAAAESPSPGIPSPAGYSTQGKKDPQPSVEGKIPSSSTAAPALSPPFSPVRFCGRLGAAAEHPHVTLWEWWLVRLKGEERKLAVSGFTKKNDLFTSAPIAQRYESLTLQDEDGVVVLFHGSFSLLRMRENGFSAQYIGEFSIQLSKDLFSQMRAAVRHVASLFPTAIISGRSRDKVFDFVKLTELYYAGSHGMDIMGPIRKSESNGHHVECVRSTDSEGKEVNLFQPASEFLPMIAEVFENLSESIKDIDGARMEDNKFCVSVHYRNVAPHDYETVHQRVTAVLKDYPCLRLTHGRKVLEVCPVIDWNKGKVVEFLLESLGLSESDDVLPIYVGDDKTDEDAFKVLKANNHGFGILVSCVPKDNDAFYSLRDPSEEKEVPKGDGSNKFGSKEFHVK; this is encoded by the exons ATGCTCTACCACGCCCCGCCCCTTCTTCGTCTACGCCGGTGCCGGGGCCCTTCTTCTTCCATGCGACGCGGGGAGGCCGAGCTCGGCATGGTCGCTGCGGAGGCCGGCGACAGCCACAAGGAGGCTGCGGCG GAATCACCGTCGCCAGGAATCCCGTCGCCGGCAGGTTACTCCACCCAGGGCAAGAAAGACCCGCAACCCTCCGTCGAGGGCAAGATCCCGTCGTCGTCAACCGCAGCCCCCGCGCTGAGCCCTCCCTTCTCCCCTGTACGGTTTTGCGGCCGCCTTGgcgccgccgccgagcacccacaC GTCACGCTGTGGGAGTGGTGGCTGGTGAGGCTGAAAGGGGAAGAGCGGAAGCTCGCTGTTTCCGGCTTCACTAAAAA GAATGACCTATTCACTTCTGCACCCATAGCACAGCGTTATGAGTCTCTCACGCTCCAAGATGAAGATGGGGTTGTGGTGCTCTTTCATGGTTCATTTAGCTTATTGCGAATGCGTGAGAATGGGTTTTCTGCGCAG TATATCGGTGAATTCTCCATTCAGCTTTCTAAAGATCTGTTTTCACAGATGCGTGCTGCTGTGAGGCATGTCGCATCACTTTTCCCGACTGCAATCATTAGCGGAAGATCTCGTGACAAG GTATTTGACTTTGTGAAACTAACTGAACTGTACTATGCTGGAAGTCATGGAATGGACATCATGGGGCCTATTAGGAAGTCTGAGTCCAATGGCCACCATGTGGAATGTGTTAGGTCCACTGATTCAGAG GGTAAAGaggtcaatctcttccaacctgcaAGTGAGTTTTTACCTATGATAGCTGAG GTGTTCGAAAATCTTAGCGAGAGTATAAAGGACATCGATGGTGCAAGGATGGAAGATAACAAGTTCTGTGTGTCTGTGCATTACCGGAACGTTGCACCACAT GACTATGAAACAGTTCATCAGCGTGTAACTGCTGTTCTGAAGGACTACCCTTGTCTTAGGCTTACCCATGGGAGGAAG GTTCTTGAAGTTTGCCCTGTCATTGACTGGAACAAGGGGAAAGTTGTGGAATTTTTGCTTGAATCACTTGGACTAAGCGAGAGTGACGATGTTCTTCCCATCTATGTTGGAGATGACAAGACTGACGAAGATGCATTCAAG GTTCTGAAGGCAAACAACCATGGCTTTGGAATTCTGGTTTCATGTGTGCCCAAGGACAATGATGCCTTCTACTCCCTGAGGGATCCATCTGAG gagaaggaggtaccGAAAGGGGATGGGAGCAACAAGTTTGGTTCGAAAGAG TTCCATGTGAAGTGA
- the LOC123444302 gene encoding disease resistance protein RGA2-like has product MGRDDDVYVLTRPARSRRHYSKHQRPKQLQPEYCDHHFCSSLPMTMEMFLPAILSDLLGRSVSFVVQRYLQQGSAEDGIRQLHLALLRVGVTVEEAEGRRITNQAMLRQLDALREAMYGGHYMLDALTCGRGDVADDDAPAPSGGFSSVLSRLNLNPAKRLCLAWSTGADGDAEVRRVVDRLGSMIADMKEFVVFLNGYPRVCRQPYSAHLLLERLMFGRQREMEQIISFLLRQGEAEYGVGVLPVVGPARIGKSTLVEHVCHDDRVRNHFSSILLMSGDDLEDEKLNDPGDHGLIKHHGRASHSHKRSLVIVELAGDEVPDEGRWRRLRSSAFCKGAGSRIIVTSRSEAADGLGTERALRLKVLSPEAYWHYFKTLAFGGANPEEHPRLVAIAMDICTEEKGSFIGANIACSLLRANLDARSWRGVLRNMREYTERHRHLFGKHPHDLLRKDRHVYLWRLAQTSKVFVSYGCYQARPEQEDAPRMTLQEVLSGRPAPSGRFEALAWRSQIPPCYSYLMSCSVQTPTVPHILARKKSSRLVV; this is encoded by the coding sequence ATGGGGCGTGATGACGATGTATATGTACTCACCCGACCCGCGCGTTCCCGCCGCCATTATTCCAAGCACCAAAGACCGAAGCAGCTGCAACCGGAATATTGCGATCATCACTTCTGCTCCTCCCTTCCTATGACCATGGAGATGTTCCTGCCCGCAATCCTGAGCGACCTGCTGGGCAGGTCCGTGTCGTTCGTGGTCCAGAGGTACCTGCAGCAGGGCAGCGCCGAGGACGGCATCCGGCAGCTGCACCTCGCGCTGCTGCGCGTGGGCGTCACCgtcgaggaggccgaggggcggcgcATCACCAACCAGGCCATGCTCCGCCAGCTCgacgcgctcagggaggccatgtACGGCGGCCACTACATGCTCGACGCCCTCACGTGCGGCCGCGGCGACGTCGCAGACGACGACGCACCGGCTCCGTCCGGCGGCTTCTCGTCCGTGCTGTCCAGGCTCAACCTCAACCCCGCCAAGCGCCTCTGCCTTGCGTGGTCGACAGGCGCGGACGGCGACGCGGAGGTGCGGCGCGTGGTCGACCGGCTCGGCAGCATGATCGCCGACATGAAGGAGTTCGTCGTCTTTCTCAACGGCTACCCTCGCGTGTGCCGCCAGCCCTACAGCGCGCACCTGCTTCTGGAGAGGCTCATGTTCGGCCGGCAGAGGGAAATGGAGCAGATCATAAGCTTTCTGCTGAGACAAGGAGAGGCAGAGTATGGAGTCGGCGTGCTCCCCGTCGTCGGCCCGGCCAGGATCGGGAAGAGCACTCTTGTCGAGCACGTTTGCCACGACGACAGGGTGCGCAACCACTTCTCTTCCATCCTCCTCATGAGCGGCGACGACCTGGAGGACGAGAAGCTGAACGATCCAGGAGACCACGGCCTGATCAAGCATCACGGCCGCGCCTCACACTCGCACAAACGCTCGCTCGTGATCGTCGAGCTGGCCGGAGACGAGGTCCCAGACgaggggcggtggaggaggctcCGCTCCTCGGCATTCTGCAAGGGTGCCGGGAGCAGGATCATAGTCACCAGCAGGTCGGAGGCGGCCGACGGGCTGGGCACAGAGCGCGCGCTCAGGCTCAAGGTCCTGAGCCCGGAGGCCTACTGGCACTACTTCAAGACGCTGGCCTTCGGCGGCGCGAACCCGGAGGAGCACCCGAGGCTGGTGGCCATCGCCATGGACATATGCACGGAGGAGAAAGGGTCCTTCATCGGCGCCAACATCGCGTGCAGCCTGCTGAGGGCCAACCTGGACGCCCGGTCATGGCGCGGCGTGCTCCGGAACATGAGGGAGTACACGGAGAGGCACCGCCACCTGTTCGGCAAGCACCCGCACGACCTCCTGCGGAAGGACCGGCACGTCTACCTGTGGCGGCTGGCGCAGACGTCCAAGGTGTTCGTGTCCTACGGCTGCTACCAGGCGCGCCCGGAGCAGGAGGACGCGCCCAGGATGACGCTGCAGGAGGTGCTGTCCGGGAGGCCGGCGCCGAGCGGCAGGTTCGAGGCCCTGGCGTGGAGGTCCCAGATACCCCCTTGCTACAGCTACCTCATGAGCTGCTCCGTGCAGACGCCCACCGTGCCGCATATTCTGGCTAGGAAGAAGAGCTCCCGGCTGGTGGTCTGA
- the LOC123444303 gene encoding uncharacterized protein LOC123444303 gives MDDGDITQRNTQEDDVDTPQAADDMMLKAFQRSAYMLKPRKEFKRYSPDDYAKGKNPVAGSSRLSRMRSREDEVEDDDDDESDDPDQFVVARRKKLVSKRGRGPK, from the exons ATGGATGATGGTGACATTACCCAAAGAAATACTCAggaggatgatgttgacactcctcag gctgcggacgacatgatgttgaaggctttccaacgctccgcttacatgttgaagcccaggaaggaatttaagcgctactcaccggatgattatgcgaaagggaagaatccggtggccgggagctctcgtttgtcaaggatgagaagcagggaggatgaggttgaggatgacgatgacgatgagtccGATGACCCGGATCAATTTGTGGTtgcgagaaggaagaagctagtatccaagaggggacgaggccccaagtga